One window of Dehalobacterium formicoaceticum genomic DNA carries:
- a CDS encoding phage holin family protein, protein MNSIAEFLIQVTNLIEAEFTLLQGRAINTAIALVMFIAAGVLCLVALLFGVWGIYLGLSLLMPRFLVAFLMAAVALIMGGGLFLWGKKKLS, encoded by the coding sequence ATGAACAGTATTGCAGAATTCTTAATTCAGGTAACAAATCTTATTGAAGCGGAATTTACTCTTCTGCAAGGAAGAGCAATAAACACAGCTATTGCTCTGGTAATGTTCATTGCAGCAGGCGTTTTATGCTTGGTGGCATTGCTTTTTGGTGTGTGGGGCATTTATTTAGGGCTTAGTCTCTTAATGCCGCGTTTTCTTGTTGCTTTTCTCATGGCAGCTGTAGCTTTGATCATGGGAGGGGGGTTGTTCTTGTGGGGCAAGAAAAAACTGTCCTAA